The following coding sequences are from one Haploplasma axanthum window:
- a CDS encoding GlsB/YeaQ/YmgE family stress response membrane protein encodes MVILGIAEFFGNIWPLVVTIVIGALIGWIAGILMGSKGGLIRNVIIGILGAFVGGILGSLIPFTGNIPFGSFIMAVVGAVLVIWVVRFLSGKK; translated from the coding sequence ATGGTTATTTTAGGAATTGCAGAATTTTTTGGTAATATTTGGCCTTTAGTTGTTACAATTGTTATTGGTGCATTAATTGGATGGATTGCAGGAATTCTTATGGGTTCTAAGGGTGGATTAATTAGAAATGTCATCATTGGTATACTAGGTGCCTTTGTTGGTGGTATTTTAGGATCACTAATCCCTTTTACTGGAAATATTCCTTTTGGAAGTTTTATAATGGCTGTAGTAGGTGCAGTATTAGTTATTTGGGTTGTTAGATTTTTATCAGGGAAAAAATAA
- a CDS encoding V-type ATP synthase subunit D produces the protein MSKSQINPTRMELIKLKNKLKMSIRGHKLLKDKQDELVHTFIKLVYETRNKRVEVDQLFSDALTVFNDMKEQMALAPIYEMLMIPSSNLNIKYAYKSIMTVEIPKIDLNINISNEQTYSDITSPIEIDTVKDKMNLVFPKLIELSEMEQSINLLSEEIAKTRRRVNVIENIMIPELKEDIKRITMKLEDNERSNTVRIMKSKDIVLEKIAKEREKRNQKNSD, from the coding sequence ATGTCAAAGAGTCAAATTAACCCAACACGTATGGAATTAATTAAACTTAAGAATAAATTAAAAATGTCTATAAGAGGTCATAAACTCCTTAAAGATAAACAAGATGAATTAGTCCATACTTTTATTAAACTTGTATATGAAACAAGAAATAAAAGAGTTGAAGTAGATCAATTGTTTAGTGATGCATTAACGGTTTTTAACGATATGAAGGAACAAATGGCATTGGCACCAATATATGAAATGTTAATGATTCCAAGTAGCAATTTAAATATTAAATATGCATATAAAAGTATAATGACAGTTGAAATACCAAAAATCGACTTAAATATTAATATATCAAATGAGCAAACATATAGTGATATAACATCACCAATTGAAATTGATACTGTTAAGGATAAAATGAATTTAGTATTTCCTAAATTAATCGAACTTAGTGAAATGGAACAAAGTATTAACTTGCTTTCAGAAGAAATTGCTAAAACAAGAAGAAGAGTAAATGTTATTGAGAACATAATGATTCCTGAATTAAAGGAAGATATTAAAAGAATAACAATGAAATTAGAAGATAATGAAAGAAGCAATACTGTTAGAATTATGAAAAGTAAGGATATTGTTCTTGAGAAGATTGCTAAGGAAAGAGAAAAAAGAAATCAAAAGAATAGTGATTAA
- a CDS encoding ATP-binding cassette domain-containing protein — MDIKITNLEKYYQNNTKALENINLELKQNSFLNIYGDSGSGKSTLLRIIAGIIPYEYGNVSVNGFSYNNKTKNEIEDFRYKNIVLIDQQVKLIDEYTVYDNLVLSFYALYNKKVDRNKIDFILEFLKIKVFKHKRVKYLSGGEKQKVTIARALLFSPDILLFDEVLDSLDNKTSIEIMEIIKAISKDRTVIFVDHKSNDFTNYFTDRITLEDGKIIEEVKYKENSHQNRIIEKNESNKPNYLMIIKELFIHQKSIQLMFVFALMLVSFIIFFSNIFLVKINYSEDKGYESEIAYIQKRDKGIFSVEDIEELNQNFDNEYTYVKSIKNYNVSYGVIFPEYKDELSVGYFDKIFQKDIYIGRIPQKKNEVMINSNFSGRVGSTIKIIVDEKENEYLVVGSYYSYLDNNVILTLDERIKEINSSREKYLDYQTENNFFIFENQNLGEKIKIELSNDNNSYIKLKNNITNEKILFLNQKNKKTYDEFNENFIISNDSLENIIQLSITDFNKYFLDYNIIKQLLIRSIDRIENENAFKLIDNKYRIIDRYLNEIELNAKNEIVNQVPLMLLFLFIVIILFFLYKKLLEFYIKYFSKNYNYLYYSGLSVYKIKMLITGLFILYTIIALVVSSVGLFVLKRVNIFERYILREINLGVFVAILLIMLFITIRKISFTNILGEANEN, encoded by the coding sequence ATGGATATTAAAATAACTAACTTAGAAAAATATTATCAAAATAATACTAAAGCGCTTGAAAATATAAACCTTGAATTAAAGCAAAATAGTTTTTTGAATATTTACGGGGACTCAGGATCGGGAAAATCTACACTTCTAAGAATTATTGCTGGAATAATCCCATATGAGTATGGGAATGTTTCAGTTAATGGTTTTAGTTATAACAATAAAACAAAAAATGAAATAGAAGACTTTAGATATAAAAATATTGTTTTAATTGATCAACAAGTTAAACTTATTGATGAATATACAGTGTATGATAATTTAGTTTTATCTTTTTATGCGCTATATAATAAAAAAGTAGATAGGAATAAAATTGATTTTATTCTAGAGTTTTTGAAAATTAAAGTGTTTAAACATAAAAGAGTTAAATATTTATCAGGTGGAGAAAAGCAAAAGGTTACGATAGCAAGAGCCTTGCTTTTTTCGCCTGATATTTTACTTTTTGATGAAGTTCTTGATAGTTTAGATAATAAAACATCTATTGAGATTATGGAAATAATTAAAGCAATTTCAAAGGATAGAACTGTGATTTTCGTTGATCATAAAAGTAATGATTTTACAAATTATTTTACAGATAGAATAACACTTGAAGATGGTAAAATAATTGAAGAAGTAAAATACAAAGAGAATAGTCACCAAAATAGAATTATTGAAAAAAATGAATCTAATAAACCTAATTATCTAATGATAATAAAAGAATTATTCATACATCAAAAATCTATTCAATTGATGTTTGTTTTTGCTTTAATGTTAGTTAGTTTTATAATATTTTTTTCAAATATATTTCTCGTAAAAATCAATTATAGTGAAGACAAAGGTTACGAGTCAGAAATAGCATATATTCAAAAACGAGATAAAGGGATATTTTCTGTTGAAGATATAGAAGAATTAAATCAAAATTTTGATAATGAATATACTTATGTAAAAAGTATTAAAAACTATAATGTTAGTTATGGTGTTATATTTCCTGAGTATAAAGATGAACTTTCAGTAGGTTATTTTGATAAGATATTTCAAAAAGATATTTATATAGGAAGAATACCTCAAAAGAAAAATGAAGTAATGATTAATTCAAACTTTAGTGGTAGAGTAGGTAGTACAATAAAAATAATTGTTGATGAAAAAGAAAATGAGTATTTAGTAGTTGGGAGTTATTATTCTTATCTTGATAATAATGTAATATTAACTCTTGATGAAAGGATTAAAGAGATTAATAGTAGTCGTGAAAAGTATTTAGACTATCAAACTGAAAATAACTTCTTTATTTTTGAAAATCAAAATTTAGGTGAAAAAATAAAAATCGAATTATCTAATGATAATAATAGTTATATTAAACTAAAGAATAATATTACAAATGAAAAGATTTTATTTTTAAATCAAAAAAATAAAAAAACATATGATGAGTTTAATGAAAATTTTATCATAAGTAATGATTCATTAGAAAATATTATCCAATTATCAATTACTGATTTTAATAAATATTTTTTAGATTATAATATTATCAAGCAATTATTAATTCGTTCAATTGATCGAATTGAAAACGAAAATGCTTTTAAACTAATAGACAATAAATATAGAATAATTGATAGATACTTAAATGAAATTGAATTAAATGCTAAAAATGAAATAGTAAACCAAGTGCCTTTAATGTTATTATTTCTGTTTATAGTGATAATACTATTCTTTTTATATAAAAAACTACTTGAATTTTATATAAAATATTTCTCTAAAAACTATAACTATTTATATTATTCAGGTTTATCAGTTTATAAAATAAAAATGCTTATTACAGGTTTATTCATATTATATACAATAATAGCGCTAGTAGTTTCATCAGTAGGATTATTTGTATTGAAAAGAGTTAATATATTTGAAAGATATATTTTAAGAGAAATTAACTTAGGGGTGTTTGTAGCTATATTATTGATAATGTTATTTATAACAATTAGAAAAATTAGTTTTACAAATATATTAGGTGAAGCTAATGAAAATTGA
- a CDS encoding V-type ATP synthase subunit I — protein MIKSVRKVKIIVPKESKEELLMTLQKEAIVMLPKHDENSGVIDVSNEDEVISRTNNALKKLGSYRKKNRKFFQYSTVKYENFVGGVNERLDLLNSIEEKFDQYNFLTSENKEEQKLINEVYPFKDLEYTTKELEDSLYVSFHLGYVPENRWDFFRDYSNRAGVSYVTYGTSELGHHILVYLDNDEEDKEINQLERFGFVLQELPILEEKFSQYIKKKQTIINNNNTKINEITTYFTNSTEEDNELKILADQMIAQKSRRLVIYKENDKDVIFDGWISDEFAGSLQAIVKKVTLLYQLEFQEPTEYDYVPTLLKNNKFVTPFESITNTYSVPNYREIDPNPVMSIWYWIIFGLMIGDVGYGLMMLLVFGLFTKYKKPKGEFGQLVKIFFYSGITSIIAGILYGSFFGVDFNLFGIIGNIFGQNWNSVLLDPINETMTMLIFSIGLGVLHLITALVMKVILSVKQKDVITGIADGLSWIFILLGVSMFAAASILSLLKTIGIVFLIIGIVVLIVFKGLKKKGILGKIFGGFGGLFGVTSYLSDLLSYSRILALALSSGIIAYTMNLLAGLVNGNGSNFIGIIISIPIYIGGHLFNFAMGLLSAYVHSSRLQYLEFYNKFYEGGGYLFEPLKFNTKYINEITN, from the coding sequence GTGATTAAGTCAGTTAGAAAAGTCAAAATAATTGTTCCAAAAGAGTCAAAAGAAGAATTATTAATGACATTACAAAAAGAAGCAATTGTGATGCTTCCTAAACATGATGAGAATAGTGGAGTTATTGATGTTAGCAACGAAGATGAAGTAATATCAAGAACTAATAACGCTCTAAAAAAATTAGGTTCTTATCGAAAGAAAAACAGAAAGTTTTTTCAATATAGCACAGTTAAATATGAGAACTTTGTTGGTGGAGTTAATGAACGTTTAGACCTTTTAAATAGTATAGAAGAAAAATTTGACCAATATAATTTTTTAACGAGTGAAAATAAAGAGGAACAAAAACTAATTAACGAGGTTTATCCTTTTAAAGATTTGGAGTATACGACAAAAGAATTAGAAGATAGTTTATATGTTTCATTTCATTTAGGATATGTTCCTGAGAATCGATGGGATTTCTTTAGAGATTATTCAAATAGAGCAGGTGTTTCATATGTAACATATGGAACAAGTGAATTAGGACACCATATTTTAGTTTATTTGGATAATGATGAAGAGGATAAAGAGATTAATCAATTGGAAAGATTTGGGTTCGTTTTACAAGAGTTACCAATTCTTGAAGAAAAATTCTCACAATATATTAAAAAGAAACAAACAATAATAAATAATAACAATACAAAAATTAATGAAATAACGACTTATTTTACTAATAGCACTGAAGAAGATAATGAACTTAAGATATTAGCAGATCAAATGATTGCTCAAAAGAGTCGAAGATTAGTTATTTATAAAGAAAATGATAAAGACGTTATTTTTGATGGCTGGATTAGTGATGAGTTTGCTGGAAGCCTTCAGGCTATTGTTAAAAAGGTTACGTTGTTATATCAGTTAGAATTTCAAGAACCAACTGAATATGATTATGTCCCTACATTATTAAAAAATAATAAATTTGTAACACCATTTGAATCAATTACGAATACATATTCTGTTCCAAATTACCGAGAAATTGATCCAAACCCTGTTATGTCAATATGGTACTGGATTATCTTTGGATTAATGATTGGTGATGTTGGTTATGGGTTAATGATGTTACTAGTATTTGGATTGTTTACTAAATATAAAAAGCCAAAAGGTGAGTTTGGACAATTAGTTAAAATATTTTTCTATAGTGGTATAACAAGTATTATCGCAGGGATTTTATATGGCAGCTTCTTTGGTGTTGATTTTAACCTCTTTGGTATTATCGGTAATATCTTTGGGCAAAATTGGAATTCTGTGCTTTTAGACCCAATCAATGAGACTATGACAATGTTAATATTCTCGATTGGACTGGGTGTCTTACACTTAATAACAGCACTAGTAATGAAAGTCATATTATCTGTTAAACAAAAAGATGTTATTACAGGAATAGCAGATGGCTTAAGTTGGATCTTTATATTACTTGGTGTTTCAATGTTTGCAGCAGCAAGTATCTTAAGTCTTTTAAAAACAATTGGAATAGTTTTCTTAATTATAGGAATTGTCGTTTTAATTGTCTTTAAAGGTTTAAAGAAGAAAGGTATTCTAGGAAAAATCTTTGGTGGATTTGGTGGTCTCTTTGGAGTAACAAGTTACTTAAGTGACTTACTAAGTTATTCAAGAATTTTAGCACTTGCACTATCTTCTGGGATAATTGCATATACAATGAATTTATTAGCGGGATTAGTTAATGGTAATGGTTCTAATTTTATTGGAATAATTATCTCAATTCCGATTTATATCGGAGGACATTTATTTAATTTCGCAATGGGCTTGTTATCGGCATATGTACATAGTTCAAGATTACAATACTTAGAGTTTTATAATAAATTTTATGAAGGTGGCGGATACTTATTTGAGCCTTTAAAATTTAATACAAAATATATAAATGAAATTACAAATTAG
- a CDS encoding cation diffusion facilitator family transporter, producing the protein MIKEVKRIFVAGLILNIVLTIIKLLGGYLGKSNSLVSDGYNSLSDIFISSLLLIFITISNKKADKNHPYGHEKYEGIISFVLGLFLMIMSLYIIYLGINDLFKYDNTIVYEKPKLFTIVVAVISILIKLIIYFINIKGYKKYNQISLKADAYNHLGDIFATSASLIGIVLASISFVYFDYIASIIIGLIIFKNGFDVTKEAISFLVDEAPSKDEIKNIKKSILEIDGVMGIDDFKARKHMNKIYVDVEIAVSKKLSLIDAHKIAEDVHLKIEDKYENVIHCMVHVNPR; encoded by the coding sequence TTGATTAAAGAAGTTAAAAGAATTTTTGTTGCTGGCTTAATTCTAAATATAGTATTGACGATTATAAAACTACTTGGTGGATACTTAGGAAAATCTAATTCTTTAGTTAGTGATGGATATAATTCATTATCTGATATTTTTATAAGTTCATTATTATTGATTTTTATTACAATATCAAATAAAAAAGCTGATAAGAACCATCCGTATGGACATGAAAAATATGAAGGTATAATTAGTTTTGTTTTAGGTTTATTTTTGATGATAATGTCTTTATATATTATTTATCTAGGAATTAATGATTTATTTAAATATGATAATACAATAGTCTATGAAAAACCTAAGTTATTCACGATTGTTGTTGCAGTAATAAGTATCTTAATAAAACTCATAATTTATTTTATAAATATAAAAGGCTATAAAAAGTATAATCAAATTAGCTTGAAAGCAGATGCATATAATCACTTAGGCGATATATTTGCAACATCAGCAAGTTTAATTGGGATAGTACTTGCAAGTATTTCTTTTGTTTATTTTGATTATATAGCATCAATTATTATTGGATTAATAATCTTTAAAAATGGTTTTGATGTTACAAAAGAAGCCATCTCATTTTTAGTAGATGAAGCACCTAGTAAAGATGAGATTAAGAATATAAAAAAATCTATTCTAGAAATAGATGGTGTTATGGGGATTGATGATTTTAAAGCTCGAAAACATATGAATAAAATTTATGTTGATGTTGAAATTGCTGTTTCAAAAAAATTAAGTTTAATCGATGCTCATAAGATTGCAGAAGATGTTCATCTTAAAATAGAAGATAAATACGAAAATGTTATTCACTGTATGGTGCATGTTAATCCAAGGTAA
- a CDS encoding V-type ATP synthase subunit A translates to MLKKNNEKEVGIVTKVSGPLIVAKNMQSAQVYDVVKVSDKRLTAEVIELRGDLASIQVYEETAGIGPGEPVYFTNEVLSVELGPGLIGSIFDGIQRPLDKIYEVNSKIIPAGIEVPKLDRNKKWKFEAIAKAGDEVSGGDVLGTVLETNIVKHKIMVPNNIKGKIIEIKSVEATIAESIVKLEKTNGEIIELTMIQSWPVRKKRPYKKKITPFKPMITGQRVIDTLFPIAIGGIAAVPGPFGSGKTVVQHQLAKWSDADIIVYVGCGERGNEMTDVLREFPQLKDPKTGESLMERTVLIANTSNMPVAAREASIYTGITIAEYYRDMGYKVALMADSTSRWAEALREMSSRLEEMPGEEGYPAYLGSRLAEFYERAGLVECLGNGSREGAVTVIGAVSPPGGDTSEPVSQATLRIVKVFWGLSASLAYRRHFPAVDWIRSYSLYQDQVGEYLDNHVHSDWTEEVNEFRKLLQEEVGLEEIVRLVGIDSLSFQDRVKLLTAQMIREDYLHQNAFNEIDTYTSTNKQYYMMRVILTWYEKALEALENGISFKTIETSEAKAVIGRYKYVPEENVTREYNNIVKLINDEFIKEDE, encoded by the coding sequence ATATTGAAGAAAAATAATGAAAAAGAAGTAGGTATAGTAACAAAAGTTTCTGGTCCCTTAATTGTTGCCAAAAATATGCAAAGTGCTCAAGTCTATGACGTTGTTAAAGTTAGTGATAAAAGACTAACTGCAGAAGTAATTGAACTACGTGGAGATTTAGCATCAATCCAAGTATATGAAGAAACTGCTGGTATTGGACCAGGAGAACCAGTTTATTTTACTAATGAAGTCTTATCAGTAGAACTTGGACCGGGGTTAATAGGAAGTATATTTGATGGTATTCAAAGACCTTTAGATAAAATCTATGAAGTTAATTCAAAAATCATTCCAGCAGGTATTGAAGTTCCAAAACTTGATAGAAATAAAAAATGGAAATTTGAAGCAATTGCTAAAGCTGGTGATGAAGTAAGTGGTGGAGATGTTTTAGGAACAGTTTTAGAAACTAATATTGTTAAACATAAGATTATGGTTCCAAATAATATTAAAGGGAAGATTATTGAGATTAAAAGCGTTGAAGCAACCATAGCTGAATCAATTGTGAAACTTGAAAAGACAAATGGTGAAATAATCGAACTTACAATGATTCAATCATGGCCTGTCAGAAAGAAAAGACCATATAAAAAGAAAATAACTCCTTTCAAACCAATGATTACAGGTCAAAGAGTTATTGATACATTATTTCCAATAGCTATTGGAGGAATTGCTGCAGTTCCAGGACCATTTGGTTCAGGGAAAACAGTTGTTCAACATCAACTTGCTAAATGGAGCGATGCAGATATTATTGTTTATGTTGGGTGTGGAGAACGTGGAAATGAAATGACTGACGTTTTAAGAGAATTCCCACAGTTAAAGGATCCAAAAACTGGTGAATCGCTGATGGAGCGAACAGTCTTGATCGCTAATACATCAAATATGCCAGTTGCTGCAAGAGAAGCAAGTATTTATACTGGAATCACAATTGCTGAATACTATCGTGATATGGGATATAAGGTTGCTTTAATGGCTGATTCAACATCTCGTTGGGCTGAGGCACTTCGTGAAATGAGTTCAAGATTAGAAGAAATGCCAGGCGAAGAAGGATATCCTGCATATTTAGGTTCAAGACTTGCTGAATTCTACGAAAGAGCTGGGCTTGTTGAATGTTTAGGAAATGGTAGTAGAGAAGGGGCTGTAACAGTTATTGGTGCAGTGTCACCTCCAGGTGGAGATACATCAGAACCGGTAAGTCAAGCAACGCTTAGAATTGTTAAAGTATTCTGGGGATTAAGTGCAAGCTTAGCTTATAGAAGACACTTCCCAGCTGTTGATTGGATAAGAAGTTATTCATTATATCAAGACCAAGTTGGTGAATATTTAGATAACCATGTTCATAGTGATTGGACTGAAGAAGTTAATGAGTTTAGAAAACTGCTCCAAGAAGAAGTTGGTTTAGAAGAAATTGTCCGTTTGGTTGGAATTGATTCATTAAGTTTTCAAGATCGTGTAAAACTTCTAACTGCACAAATGATTAGAGAAGATTATCTGCATCAAAATGCATTTAATGAAATAGATACATATACATCAACAAATAAACAATACTATATGATGAGAGTAATTCTTACATGGTATGAAAAAGCACTAGAAGCATTAGAAAATGGAATAAGTTTTAAAACAATTGAAACTAGTGAAGCAAAAGCAGTAATTGGTAGATATAAATATGTTCCAGAAGAAAATGTTACTAGAGAATATAATAATATTGTGAAACTTATTAATGATGAGTTTATTAAGGAGGACGAATAA
- a CDS encoding V-type ATP synthase subunit K, which yields MDGLTLALIGAITATLLSGIGSAIGVGITARAASGVLTEKPNLFGKLLVLLALPTTNGIYGFLISILILVQTGIIGGAAVDVSMNEGWKYLFVSLPVGIVGIFAGIAQAKAAAGAIYMTGKKPELSARGIVMASLIETYLILALLISVLIIFS from the coding sequence ATGGACGGTTTAACATTAGCGCTTATTGGCGCGATTACAGCAACACTTTTATCAGGGATAGGATCAGCGATTGGTGTAGGAATAACAGCACGTGCAGCATCTGGTGTTCTTACAGAAAAACCCAATTTATTTGGAAAACTTTTAGTTTTATTAGCATTACCAACTACAAATGGTATATATGGGTTTCTAATTTCAATTTTGATATTAGTTCAAACAGGAATTATTGGCGGAGCAGCAGTTGATGTATCAATGAATGAAGGATGGAAGTATCTATTTGTATCATTACCTGTGGGCATTGTTGGTATTTTTGCAGGTATTGCACAAGCTAAGGCGGCAGCTGGAGCTATTTATATGACAGGTAAAAAACCTGAATTATCTGCTCGCGGTATTGTTATGGCATCACTAATTGAAACATATTTGATTTTAGCTTTACTAATTAGTGTATTGATTATTTTTAGTTAA
- a CDS encoding V-type ATP synthase subunit F has product MKNKSIIALGHNENVYVFNAIGIDGVIIQRDVFIKVVNEYIKEGIKIFFVSQEFNDLIREIKEENDTEAYPIFLSLSMDKNVESIGVEEIRKNVEKATGINLI; this is encoded by the coding sequence ATGAAAAATAAATCGATAATTGCTCTAGGACATAATGAAAATGTTTATGTTTTTAATGCGATAGGAATTGATGGAGTAATCATTCAAAGAGACGTATTTATTAAAGTTGTTAATGAATATATAAAAGAAGGAATAAAAATATTTTTTGTTAGTCAAGAGTTTAATGATTTAATCAGAGAAATAAAAGAGGAAAATGATACAGAAGCATATCCAATCTTTTTATCGCTATCAATGGATAAAAATGTTGAAAGTATTGGGGTAGAAGAGATAAGAAAAAATGTTGAAAAAGCAACAGGAATAAATTTAATTTAA
- a CDS encoding V-type ATPase subunit: protein MDINFLNGVYNVKVDSMLSDDDFNTLKRLEKSLFFKYLKTKDYGFGSKYHSLDEIIAQEIINTKLELESYTDEKIISFVFYLEHDLTNIKIVFKELKYNVVSTMYDNVGNFPNEALHQFFKYDNKALLPNEVYELFDRIKLIDSKNIQETLQNIEKCVYDFYDEYLNKKKTYYPLKAYLEYDKVVSNLKTLLRLRNRNTSLNDFKDALLNESIVGIDNWVNAYELPEREMVNKLSMYFDDFVIDGINDFLKNNDANELEYVFLDYYDEKLKELTYDDNSIAAILYYLHLKRVETFKLREMYYEK from the coding sequence ATGGATATTAACTTTTTAAACGGAGTATATAACGTTAAAGTAGATTCAATGTTAAGTGATGATGATTTTAATACATTGAAAAGATTAGAAAAATCTTTATTCTTTAAATATCTAAAAACAAAAGATTATGGATTTGGTAGTAAATATCATTCGTTAGATGAAATTATTGCTCAAGAGATTATTAATACAAAACTAGAATTAGAAAGTTATACTGATGAAAAAATTATTTCATTTGTATTTTACTTAGAACACGATTTAACAAATATAAAAATTGTATTTAAAGAATTAAAATATAATGTTGTATCAACAATGTATGATAATGTTGGAAACTTTCCAAATGAAGCGTTGCATCAATTTTTTAAATATGATAACAAGGCTTTATTACCTAATGAAGTATATGAACTTTTTGATAGAATCAAATTAATTGATAGTAAAAATATTCAAGAAACACTTCAAAATATTGAAAAATGTGTTTATGATTTTTATGATGAATATTTAAACAAAAAGAAAACTTATTATCCATTAAAAGCATATTTAGAATATGACAAGGTAGTTAGTAATCTTAAAACGTTACTTAGATTAAGAAATCGTAATACAAGTCTTAATGATTTTAAAGATGCTTTACTGAATGAAAGTATTGTTGGTATTGATAATTGGGTTAATGCTTATGAATTACCAGAGAGAGAAATGGTAAATAAATTATCAATGTATTTTGATGATTTTGTAATTGATGGAATAAATGATTTTCTAAAAAATAATGACGCTAATGAACTTGAATATGTTTTTTTAGATTATTATGACGAGAAGCTTAAGGAATTAACATATGATGATAATTCTATTGCAGCTATTTTGTACTATCTACATTTAAAGAGAGTTGAGACATTTAAGTTAAGGGAGATGTATTATGAAAAATAA
- a CDS encoding V-type ATP synthase subunit B: MAVKEYKTITEVVGPLMLVEKVSGIKYDELVEIRQNDGTKKYGKVLEVDNDTAVVQLFEGSQGLKIDDAKAVFLGRGIELSLSPDILGRVFDGMGRPIDSKGKIIPEVKRDINGNPLNPVARDYPNEFIQTGISAIDGLNTLVRGQKLPIFSGSGLPHAKLAAQIARQATVLNDEEEFAVVFAAIGITFEEAEYFIEDFKKTGAIERTVMFVNLANDPAIERIATPRMAITAAEYLSEDLGMHVLVILTDLTNYAEALREISAARKEVPGRRGYPGYMYTDLASLYERAGRIKDMPGSITQIPILTMPEDDITHPIPDLTGYITEGQIIVSKQLYLKNLTPPIDVLPSLSRLKDKGIGKGKTREDHADVMNQLFSSYARGKEAKELVQVLGDAALSDVDKLYAKFSDEFENKYISQGFEKNRTINETLNIGWELLRILPVTELKRISEANINKYYYKK; encoded by the coding sequence ATGGCTGTAAAAGAATATAAAACAATCACTGAAGTTGTTGGTCCTTTAATGCTTGTTGAAAAAGTAAGTGGCATTAAATATGATGAACTTGTTGAAATAAGACAAAATGATGGAACAAAAAAATATGGTAAAGTTTTAGAAGTTGATAACGACACTGCGGTTGTTCAACTCTTTGAAGGAAGTCAAGGACTAAAAATTGATGATGCAAAAGCAGTATTTTTAGGAAGAGGAATTGAGTTATCATTATCTCCAGATATATTAGGACGAGTTTTTGATGGAATGGGTAGACCAATTGATTCAAAAGGTAAGATAATTCCTGAGGTTAAAAGAGATATTAATGGGAATCCATTAAATCCAGTTGCAAGAGATTATCCAAACGAATTTATTCAAACAGGTATATCAGCAATTGATGGATTAAATACATTAGTAAGAGGTCAAAAACTTCCAATATTTTCTGGTTCTGGGCTTCCACACGCTAAACTTGCAGCGCAAATAGCAAGACAAGCAACAGTATTAAATGATGAAGAAGAATTTGCTGTTGTGTTTGCTGCGATTGGGATTACATTTGAAGAAGCAGAATATTTTATTGAAGATTTTAAAAAGACTGGAGCAATTGAGCGAACAGTAATGTTTGTTAATCTTGCTAATGATCCAGCAATTGAACGTATAGCAACGCCAAGAATGGCAATCACTGCAGCAGAATATTTGTCAGAAGATTTAGGTATGCATGTTTTAGTTATTTTAACAGATTTAACAAACTATGCCGAAGCTCTTCGTGAAATAAGTGCTGCAAGAAAAGAAGTTCCAGGCAGACGTGGATATCCAGGGTATATGTATACTGACCTTGCATCGCTTTATGAAAGAGCAGGTCGTATAAAAGACATGCCAGGATCAATTACCCAAATTCCAATTTTAACAATGCCAGAAGATGATATTACACATCCAATCCCAGATTTAACTGGATATATTACTGAAGGACAAATAATTGTTTCGAAACAACTTTATTTAAAAAATCTTACACCGCCAATTGACGTATTACCATCATTGTCTAGATTAAAGGATAAAGGTATTGGAAAAGGAAAAACAAGAGAAGATCATGCAGATGTTATGAATCAGTTGTTTTCATCATATGCTAGAGGTAAGGAAGCAAAAGAGTTAGTTCAAGTGCTAGGTGATGCAGCATTATCTGATGTTGATAAGTTATATGCTAAATTTTCTGATGAGTTTGAAAATAAATATATTTCTCAAGGATTCGAAAAAAATCGAACTATTAATGAAACTCTTAATATTGGATGGGAATTATTAAGAATTTTACCTGTAACTGAATTAAAGAGAATTAGTGAAGCAAATATCAACAAATATTACTATAAAAAATAG